A part of Larimichthys crocea isolate SSNF chromosome VII, L_crocea_2.0, whole genome shotgun sequence genomic DNA contains:
- the clasrp gene encoding CLK4-associating serine/arginine rich protein, protein MWQEARKHERKLRGMMVDYKRRGERRREYYEKIKKDPAQFLQVHGRAYKIHLDPAVALAAESPINMMPWQGDANNMIDRFDVRAHLDYIPTYTPPLLSTSTPEQEMEERKCNYERYRGLVQNDFANISEEQCLYQIYLDELYGGLQKPNEDEKKKLAEKKATIGYTYEDSTVTEPDPQSDKDEDNSENSESEEDEGIPDIDVEVDVDELNQEQVLDLNKMATPYGMAEGDFVRMLRKDKEEVEAIKHAKALEAEKAMYSGRRSRRQRREFREKRLKGRQISPPSYARRDSPTYDPYKRPESESSSESRSRSRSPGPEKITFITSFGGSDEEAAAATQTAAPHSGHAPPLQHPAGHSRGSRRRKSSSSRSPSSSSRSSSRSSSRSSSRSRRARRGRGGRDGRRSRTRSRSRRRSRSHSRGRGGNGSSGSWRRRDRTRSRSNDRDRERERDRDRDRRRYSARRRTRSRSSSRQGGSSRRGGRSSGGHRRGDSDSHSHSPSRSPSRTNHSPSPAHRGVQPSSTTICDKLRKPDTPGGKETGAAKPKMTPQERLKLRMQKALNKQSKADKKAAQVKIQQQEHKRQEREGELRAMARKIRMKERERREKERDEWERQYGRQSHSPSPSPSKHGREHSSYRRRSRSRSRSPHYRY, encoded by the exons ATGTGGCAGGAGGCCCGCAAACATGAGCGCAAGCTCCGTGGCATGATGGTGGATTACAAACGCCGAGGCGAGCGCCGGCGCGAGTACTACGAGAAGATA aaaaaagATCCAGCTCAGTTTCTTCAGGTTCATGGCCGAGCCTACAAGATCCACCTGGATCCCGCTGTGGCCTTGGCTGCAGAGAGCCCCATCAACat GATGCCGTGGCAGGGAGATGCCAACAACATGATTGACCGGTTTGATGTGAGGGCTCACCTGGACTACATCCCCACATACACACCTCCACTGCTCAGCACATC CACCCCAgagcaggagatggaggagaggaagtgcAATTATGAACGCTACAGAGGCCTCGTCCAGAATGACTTTGCCAACA TCTCTGAGGAGCAGTGTTTATACCAGATCTACCTGGATGAGCTCTACGGTGGCCTGCAGAAACCAAATgaggatgagaagaaaaa ACTGGCTGAAAAAAAGGCAACCATTGGTTACACCTATGAAGACAGCACTGTGACAGAGCCCGACCCGCAGTCAGACAAAGATGAAGACAACTCAGAGAACAGTGAATCCGAGGAGGACGAGGGCATCCCAGATATCG ACGTGGAGGTCGACGTTGATGAGCTGAACCAGGAACAAGTGTTGGACCTGAACAAAATGGCAACCCCGTATGGAATGGCTGAAGGAGACTTTGTCAG GATGTTACGGAAAGACAAGGAGGAAGTGGAGGCCATCAAACATGCCAAAGCTCTGGAGGCGGAGAAGGCCATGTACTCT GGCCGGCGCTCTCGAAGACAAAGGAGAGAGTTCAGAGAGAAGAGGCTAAAAGGTAGACAGATCAGCCCACCAAG CTATGCCAGGAGAGACTCCCCGACATACGATCCCTACAAGCG GCCGGAATCAGAGTCGAGCTCTGAGTCGCGGTCGCGCTCTCGTTCCCCCGGCCCAGAGAAGATCACCTTCATCACGAGCTTCGGAGGCAGCGACGAGGAAGCTGCAGCAGCGACACAAACAGCCGCTCCTCACTCTGGCCACGCTCCCCCCTTGCAGCACCCTGCAGGTCATAGCAGGGGCTCCCG GAGACGAAAGTCATCCTCCAGTcgctccccttcctcctcctcacgcTCCTCATCTCGGTCATCCTCACGGTCATCTTCACGTTCACGCCGTGCCCGACGTGGACGAGGGGGGAGGGATGGGCGGCGATCCCGGACCCGATCGCGGTCGAGGCGGCGTTCCAGATCTCACTCTCGGGGTAGAGGAGGGAACGGATCCTCCGGATCCTGGAGGAGACGAGACCGGACGCGATCACGCTCTAACGATCGAGAcagggagcgagagagggacagagaccGGGACAGGCGACGATACTCTGCACGCCGACGAACAAG GTCCCGCTCCAGCTCACGGCAGGGGGGCAGCTCGAGACGAGGGGGTCGCAGTAGCGGAGGCCACCGGCGGGGAGACAGCGACAGCCACAGCCACAGTCCCTCTCGGTCCCCCAGCCGCACTAATCACAGTCCCTCCCCTGCTCACAGAGGAGTCCAGCCCTCTTCCACCACCATCTGTGACAAGCTAAGAAA gcctGATACTCCGGGTGGTAAAGAGACGGGAGCTGCCAAA CCCAAGATGACCCCTCAGGAGCGTCTGAAGCTACGAATGCAGAAGGCCCTCAACAAGCAGT CCAAGGCGGATAAAAAAGCAGCTCAGGTGAAGATCCAGCAGCAGGAACACAAACGACAG gagCGAGAGGGAGAGCTGCGAGCCATGGCACGCAAAATACGAATGAA GGAGCGTGAGAGAcgcgagaaagagagagatgaatgggAAAGACAGTACGGCCGACAGAGCCACTCGCCTTCGCCTTCTCCTTCCAAACATG GCCGAGAACACAGCTCATACAGAAG GAGGTCACGGTCTAGATCACGGAGTCCACACTACCGATACTAA
- the znf296 gene encoding zinc finger protein 296 encodes MSRRKLGSKPQHLSAIQDVTDMADGTSPSDDQPPPPPPPPSLLPAPPQQVGAPDECRDLLTCGQCSRAFPLAHILAFIQHKQGGCRTRNQVPNTNATPPSPANRTQQQVANTEPGPGFIELRRGAARDRAWGEEPGVKAEHSKAVSEEPSYFACQQCEGVFPSAWALLQHAQHTHSFSIYQEDEEDDIRGGRGGLKEHKPAAATLDPRHLSQALASAFQPSALRLSRSRQTHTTTTTSSSSSNMQALNFSVRLRELAEGNNNTTGSSPGGLVLSPSSSPPAASPFPQTSTLQTDFHCEPCDQSFHSLRALSAHRRTHACERPYHCGVCGQAFAQSGQLARHIRSHHRVAGGGGSGYESVEMVVMEEDVGRQGMRGRFQMQPAVIMGKGMVGADVRAQGPCELDLTLPKHPSVASGLTLLPSQVRPTDRELLRLYQPQREGGEGGEEEAESHGEPRHTSPCASPSEGSLESGETGGSGESGIASGNCTPKRPEMGDRARGVGEWENERGEMMEKEWSSAKVSEVVQEWQRENERRSVGGGVSSSGNNNNNNTTSSGGKKKKDEACEYCGKQFRNSSNLTVHRRSHTGERPYRCGLCNYACAQSSKLTRHMKTHGAQGAKASFLCQLCAVPFTVYATLEKHLKKVHGLSHASVGAYAQASAADTLAAIKAEEAVVVKMEEDEASLDQIEMESKMQSYVVKSMEVEEGQSQAQYVENIGSPAIVGDLPPESNADVSLALTSAP; translated from the exons ATGTCCAGGCGCAAACTTGGAAGCAAACCGCAGCACCTGAGTGCAATTCAAG ATGTCACCGACATGGCGGATGGCACCAGTCCATCAGACgaccagcctcctcctcctccacctcctccttctcttcttcctgctcctcctcaacaGGTCGGGGCTCCCGACGAGTGTCGTGACCTCCTAACCTGTGGTCAGTGCAGCCGGGCCTTCCCTCTCGCCCACATCCTGGCGTTCATTCAGCACAAACAGGGCGGCTGCCGCACCCGAAATCAAGTCCCTAACACCAACGCCACACCCCCCTCACCTGCCAACCGAACCCAGCAGCAAGTCGCCAACACCGAGCCGGGGCCGGGCTTCATCGAGCTGAGGAGAGGGGCTGCCAGAGACAGAGCCTGGGGGGAGGAGCCCGGCGTGAAGGCGGAGCACAGCAAAGCAG TGTCCGAGGAGCCCTCCTATTTCGCCTGCCAGCAGTGTGAAGGTGTGTTTCCATCTGCATGGGCGCTCTTACAGCacgctcaacacacacactccttcagcATCTaccaggaggacgaggaggatgacattcgaggaggaagaggaggacttAAAGAGCACAAACCTGCTGCAGCCACTCTGGACCCTCGCCACCTGAGCCAAGCTCTTGCCTCCGCCTTTCAGCCCTCCGCACTGCGCCTAAGTCGCTCCCGtcagacacacaccaccaccaccacctcctcctcctccagtaaCATGCAGGCTCTGAACTTTTCAGTGCGGCTCAGGGAGCTCGCCGAGGGGAATAATAACACCACCGGAAGCTCCCCTGGAGGCCTGGTGCTGTCTCCGTCCTCTTCTCCACCAGCAGCATCTCCCTTTCCTCAGACTAGCACCCTCCAGACTGATTTCCACTGCGAGCCATGTGACCAGAGTTTCCATTCCCTGCGCGCCCTGTCTGCCCACCGTCGGACTCACGCTTGCGAGAGGCCCTATCACTGTGGAGTGTGCGGGCAGGCCTTTGCCCAGAGCGGCCAGCTGGCCCGTCACATAAGGAGCCATCACAGGGtggctggaggtggaggaagtggGTATGAGTCGGTGGAGATGGTCGTGATGGAGGAGGATGTAGGGAGGCAGGGGATGAGAGGGAGGTTTCAAATGCAGCCAGCTGTAATCATGGGAAAGGGAATGGTTGGTGCAGATGTGAGAGCCCAGGGCCCCTGTGAGCTCGACCTGACCCTGCCCAAACACCCCTCTGTAGCTTCAGGCCTGACGCTGCTGCCCTCGCAGGTTAGACCAACAGACAGGGAGCTGTTGAGGCTGTACCAGCCccagagagaagggggagagggaggcgaggaggaggcagagagccATGGAGAGCCTCGGCACACCTCACCCTGCGCCAGCCCCTCTGAAGGCTCACTGGAAAGCGGAGAGACAGGGGGCAGCGGCGAGAGCGGCATCGCCAGTGGCAACTGCACGCCCAAACGGCCAGAGATGGGTGACAGAGCGCGAGGAGTCGGAGAGTGGGAGAACGAGAGAGGGGAGATGATGGAGAAAGAGTGGAGCTCAGCTAAAGTCAGCGAGGTTGTGCAGGAGTGGCAGAGGGAGAACGAGCGGAGGAGTGTAGGAGGAGGTGTGAGCAGTagtggaaacaacaacaataataataccaCCAGTTCAGGTggtaagaagaagaaagacgagGCCTGTGAGTACTGTGGTAAACAGTTCAGAAACAGCAGCAACCTGACTGTGCACCGCCGCAGCCACACAGGTGAAAGACCCTACCGCTGCGGCCTCTGCAACTATGCCTGCGCTCAGAGTTCAAAGTTAACGCGTCACATGAAGACCCACGGCGCTCAAGGAGCTAAGGCTTCCTTTTTGTGTCAACTGTGCGCCGTGCCTTTCACTGTTTACGCCACTCTGGAGAAACACCTGAAGAAAGTCCACGGCTTGAGCCACGCCAGCGTGGGAGCATATGCACAGGCCAGCGCTGCAGACACTTTGGCTGCTATAAAAGCCGAAGAAGCAGTGGTggtgaagatggaggaggacgaAGCCAGTTTAGATCAGATAGAAATGGAGAGCAAAATGCAGAGCTACGTGGTGAAAagcatggaggtggaggaggggcaAAGCCAAGCGCAGTACGTGGAGAACATTGGGAGTCCGGCCATTGTGGGCGATCTCCCACCTGAGAGCAACGCAGACGTGAGCTTAGCTTTGACCTCTGCACCATGA